GATGGTCAAGATGCCAGTCAGGTCGCGAAACAGTGGTTACAGCAGAATAAGTTGCTGTAAACAGTGTCGTCGTTGTTATTCAGACCCCGCCAGCAGCCGGTGCTGCTGGTGCTAACCACGCTTATCTCGCTGGCGCTGTTTGCCTTGCCGCTACTGAGCTTCGCCGCTAATCGTCTGGTTTCCGGGCAGCCGCTGTTGTTTTGGCAGGTAGCGAATAGCGGGTTGCTGCTGATACCGCTGCTGTGGCTGTGGCAAGGATTATGGTGGCCTGCGCGGCGTATCAGCGCGGTCAGCTTGCTGCTGGCGGCCGACGTCATGCTGGCGTTGCTTATCTGGCTCGCCGGGCAACAGGCGACGGCGTTGGCGAACAGCGGTAGTCCGCTGGCGCGCACCGCGTTTGGCAGCGGCTTATGGTGCGCTGCGGCGCTGTCGCTGCTGCTAGCGGCCGAAGCGGTACGGCAAATTACGGCCAGCACGCCGTGGCGCATTGTGCTCAACCTGCAAATCTGGCTGTTGCCGCTGCTGCTGCTACTCAGCGGTCACCTCGATCGTCTCTCGTTATTGAAAGAGTATGCCAACCGCACGGCAGTGTTCGACGCGGCCTTCAGCCAACATCTGTGGCTGCTCGGCGGTACGCTGTTGCCGACGCTGCTTCTCGGCTTGCCGCTCGGCCTGGCGATTGCGCGTCGTCAACGCTGGCAGAACGCCGCGTTTAGCGTGCTGAACCTGATTCAAACCGTGCCGTCGGTGGCGCTGTTTGGCTTACTGATTGCGCCGCTGGCCGGTTTGGTCGCGCATTTCCCGGTGCTGGCGCGCTGGGGCATTAGCGGCATCGGCATTGCACCCGCGCTGATTGCCCTGGTGCTCTATGCGCTGCTGCCGCTGGTGCGCAGCGTGGTGGCCGGTTTGCAGCAGGTGCCGCAGGAGGTACGCGAAACCGCGCGCGGCATGGGCATGAGCGCATGGCAGCAGTTCTGGCTGGCCGAGCTGCCGCTGGCGCTGCCGGTGTGGCTTTCTGGCTTGCGCGTGGTGGTGGTGCAAACCGTTGGTCTGGCGGTGGTCGCCGCGTTGATTGGCGCGGGTGGATTTGGTGCCATTGTTTTTCAGGGATTGCTGAGCAGCGCGCTCGATCTGGTGCTGCTGGGCGTGATTCCGGTGGTGGCGCTGGCGGTGATTTTTGATGCACTGCTGCGTTTACTGTCGGCACTGCTGGAGAGACGTCATGATTGAATTTCATCAGGTGAGCAAAGTGTTTGCCGGGAAAGAGGCGATACGCAACCTGTCGCTAAAGATTGAGAAGGGCAGTTTTACCGTGCTGATTGGTACCTCGGGTTCCGGCAAATCCACCACGCTGAAGATGATCAACCGGCTGGTCGAGCACGACAGCGGTGAAATTCGTTTTGCCGGTGAACCGATTGAGCGCATGGATGCCCGCGCGCTGCGCCGCCGCATCGGTTACGCCATTCAGTCGATTGGCCTGTTCCCGCACTGGAACGTGGCAAAGAACATCGGCACCGTGCCGTCGCTGCTGGGCTGGCCGCAGGCGAGGATCAATCAGCGCGTCGACGAGCTGCTGGCGCTGCTTAATCTTGATAGCCACCTGGCATCGCGCATGCCGCATCAGCTTTCGGGCGGACAGCAACAGCGTGTCGGCGTGGCGCGCGCGCTGGCGGCCGATCCGGAACTGCTGCTGATGGATGAACCGTTTGGCGCGCTCGATCCGGTCAATCGCCTGGCGCTGCAGCACGAGATGCTGCGCATCCAGAAAATGACCGGGCGCACCGTGGTGCTGGTCACGCATGACATCGACGAAGCGCTCACGCTGGCCGATCAATTGGTGCTGATGGATGGAGGTGAAATTGTGCAGCAGGGCAGGCCGATTGATTTGCTTACGCAGCCGGTGAATGACTTTGCGCGCGAATTCTTTGGTCGCAGCGAGCTTGGCGTGCGTTTGCTGGCACTGGGTCGCGCCGGCAGTGCGGCACGGCGCGGCGAATGGCTCGATGCGGAACCGATCGCCGAATCACTCACGCTGCGTGAAGCGCTGTCGCAGTTTATTGCGCGTCGTACCGATAAACTCCCGGTGGTTGATCAGCAGCAACAGCCGCTGGGCGTGCTGCACTTTAGCGATCTGCTGCGCCAGCAGGAGGCGAGCTGATGCGGCTGTTACGCGATCCGCTCTACTGGCTGCTGGCGGCCTTTTTGCTGCTGCTGTGGGGATTGCCGCACAGCGGCCCGCTGTTTGCGCACTGGTTTCCGCAGCTCGAGCGGCCGCTCTATCAGCAGGAGAGTTTCTGGCGCCTGGCGCTGGCGCATCTGGCGCTGGTGGTAAGCGGTAGCCTGCTGGCAGTGGTGGTCGGCGTGGGCTGTGCGGTGTTTGCCACGCGGCAGGCCGGGCGCGCGTTTCGTCCATTACTGGAAACGGTAGCTGCGGCAGGGCAGACGTTCCCGCCGGTGGCGGTGCTGGCGATAGCGGTGCCGGTAATGGGATTTGGCGCGACGCCCGCCATCATAGCGCTGTTTCTCTACGCGCTGCTGCCGATTCTGCAGGGTACGCTGGCGGGTTTAGATAGCGTGCCGGCCAGCAATCGTGAAATAGCCGTTGGCCTCGGCATGGGGCCGTGGCGGCGTTTATGGCAGATTGAGCTGGCGCTGGCCGCGCCGGTGATCATGGCCGGGGTACGAACATCGGTGATGATCAGTATTGGTACCGCCACCATTGCGTCTACCGTGGGCGCAGAAAGCCTCGGATCGCCGGTGATCATCGGATTGAGCGGTTTTAACACCGCTTATGTCATTCAGGGGGCACTGCTAGTGGCGCTGCTGGCGTTGATTTGCGATCGTCTGTTAGAGCGGGTGCAACGCAAACTTAGTTGGTATGCACAATAAGGCTGTAGCCGACCAGCATCATGCCGCCCATGCCGCCAAGCGCCATGATGGCGAACAGGGAACCGATAAGGAGTTTATTCCAGTTCATAAGGAGACCTGAGAAAAGAAATTTAGGGCGGCATCATAACGCGCACACTCCGCCAGGCAAAGGCCGTGTGTGCGATTTTTGCTTATGCAGGATCGTGCAGATGAATCGCAAAACCTTGGGCCTGCCAGTGTTCAAACTGCTCTTGCTGACGGCGCGTCGGTTTTTTACCGGTCCAGATAAACAGGTTTTGCCCGGGGAACAGTTCAGGACGCGGCATGTCCAGCGGCTCCGCCAGCACATCCATGCGCCAGCCCTGCTGCGCTAAGCGCCAGGCTTCCAGCCAGATGCGGGTGCGATCTTCCACCGCCCAACCAATCATCAGCGCATCTTTACCGGCTTTCTT
The sequence above is drawn from the Pantoea nemavictus genome and encodes:
- a CDS encoding ABC transporter permease subunit; protein product: MSSLLFRPRQQPVLLVLTTLISLALFALPLLSFAANRLVSGQPLLFWQVANSGLLLIPLLWLWQGLWWPARRISAVSLLLAADVMLALLIWLAGQQATALANSGSPLARTAFGSGLWCAAALSLLLAAEAVRQITASTPWRIVLNLQIWLLPLLLLLSGHLDRLSLLKEYANRTAVFDAAFSQHLWLLGGTLLPTLLLGLPLGLAIARRQRWQNAAFSVLNLIQTVPSVALFGLLIAPLAGLVAHFPVLARWGISGIGIAPALIALVLYALLPLVRSVVAGLQQVPQEVRETARGMGMSAWQQFWLAELPLALPVWLSGLRVVVVQTVGLAVVAALIGAGGFGAIVFQGLLSSALDLVLLGVIPVVALAVIFDALLRLLSALLERRHD
- a CDS encoding ABC transporter permease, yielding MRLLRDPLYWLLAAFLLLLWGLPHSGPLFAHWFPQLERPLYQQESFWRLALAHLALVVSGSLLAVVVGVGCAVFATRQAGRAFRPLLETVAAAGQTFPPVAVLAIAVPVMGFGATPAIIALFLYALLPILQGTLAGLDSVPASNREIAVGLGMGPWRRLWQIELALAAPVIMAGVRTSVMISIGTATIASTVGAESLGSPVIIGLSGFNTAYVIQGALLVALLALICDRLLERVQRKLSWYAQ
- a CDS encoding ABC transporter ATP-binding protein, which encodes MIEFHQVSKVFAGKEAIRNLSLKIEKGSFTVLIGTSGSGKSTTLKMINRLVEHDSGEIRFAGEPIERMDARALRRRIGYAIQSIGLFPHWNVAKNIGTVPSLLGWPQARINQRVDELLALLNLDSHLASRMPHQLSGGQQQRVGVARALAADPELLLMDEPFGALDPVNRLALQHEMLRIQKMTGRTVVLVTHDIDEALTLADQLVLMDGGEIVQQGRPIDLLTQPVNDFAREFFGRSELGVRLLALGRAGSAARRGEWLDAEPIAESLTLREALSQFIARRTDKLPVVDQQQQPLGVLHFSDLLRQQEAS